The stretch of DNA GCACCACCGAGCTCATTGACGCCATCGAAGACACCCAGGCTTGACGGGGGTGACCCATGGCCTTTAAACGCAAAAGCAAGGTGTCAGCCGATATACCGGCGGCGTCCATGTCCGACATCGCCTTCCTGCTCTTGATCTTCTTCATGACCACCACCATCTTCAACGTGGAGAAGGGGATCCGTCTGGTGCTGCCGGCTGAGGGTCCGTCGCTGAAGGTCAAGCAGACCCACATCATCACCGTGCAGGTCGCCGAGGACGGCTCCATCTACCTGACGACGCCCGACGGCGTCAAGCCGATTCCGAGCAAGGGCCTTTTGAAGGATGAGCTCGAAAAGCGTCTGGCCAAGGACAGCGAACTGGCCTTGATCTTCGAGGTCAGCGAGAAGGCGAACTACGAGATGATGATAGACGTCTTCGACGAGATAAAGAAGGCCAACTTCCAGCGCATCGCGCTGAAGATAAATTAGGGGGGTCGGCCGTGCAGTTGCTGAAGAAGACCAAGTCCAAACCGGAGATCCCCGCGGCGTCCATGTCCGACATCGCCTTTTTGCTGTTGATCTTCTTCATGACGACCACGGTCTTCAACGTGGACCGGGGGCCGCAGATCAAGCTCCCCTCCGCCGAGAAGGTGGAGAAGACGAAGCGCAAGGACACCGTCGCCCTCTACGTGGACCGCAACGGCAACATCAACATAGACGGGCGCTACATCGCCCTGGAGCTCCTGCCAGACATCATGACCGAGGAGGTCGCCGCG from bacterium encodes:
- a CDS encoding biopolymer transporter ExbD is translated as MAFKRKSKVSADIPAASMSDIAFLLLIFFMTTTIFNVEKGIRLVLPAEGPSLKVKQTHIITVQVAEDGSIYLTTPDGVKPIPSKGLLKDELEKRLAKDSELALIFEVSEKANYEMMIDVFDEIKKANFQRIALKIN
- a CDS encoding biopolymer transporter ExbD, which encodes MQLLKKTKSKPEIPAASMSDIAFLLLIFFMTTTVFNVDRGPQIKLPSAEKVEKTKRKDTVALYVDRNGNINIDGRYIALELLPDIMTEEVAANPNLTVIFKADRGAEYGRLMEVFQQLQKSRAYKISLSTELETGGL